In one Trichlorobacter lovleyi SZ genomic region, the following are encoded:
- the lfb1 gene encoding LIC10280 family protein, translating into MLRRLLTVIAVSLIPVLVQASELAGSSKKSIEPADRGLSRIETPRDSRKRIALVVGNSQYASSPLKNPVNDARAMAATLRRLGFEVDEQINLGYMPFNEAIEAFGNKLKPGGIGLFYYAGHGMQVQGANYLIPVDATIRTENEVRYKAIDAGLILAKMESAKSDVNIVVLDACRDNPFARSFRSASKGLAQIDAPTGTIIAYATSPGKTASDGKGKNGAYTEALIQAMESPDLKVEEVFKRVRKLVLDKTNSIQVPWESSSLVGDFRFIRTASSASSSQQSAQAINQPSPPSKEAEDLDELIARAKAEERAKREDLERITADLAKYEKIVTSSKGSELRQVAWKALSQKYPEANRVPQYDITAFLAQKGLYLEVGRVVTAEQKKRIEAERTAKIAQEQEEARKKELLANQTMVRTGNYHVQGKNPNGSSYSGSVVISKNGDTYFLVWKISSSTYSGSGTLADKTLTVEWGDSSPVIYHLENDGRLVGTWAKGTALETLTPLQ; encoded by the coding sequence ATGCTCCGCCGATTACTTACTGTCATTGCCGTCAGCCTGATTCCTGTTCTTGTCCAGGCATCAGAACTCGCCGGTTCCTCTAAAAAATCAATCGAACCAGCTGATCGTGGACTTTCACGAATCGAAACCCCACGTGACAGTCGCAAACGCATCGCCCTGGTGGTCGGCAACAGCCAGTATGCCTCAAGCCCCCTTAAAAACCCGGTTAATGACGCACGCGCCATGGCTGCAACGCTGCGCAGGCTCGGATTCGAGGTGGATGAACAGATCAATCTCGGCTACATGCCCTTCAATGAAGCGATCGAGGCCTTCGGCAACAAACTGAAACCCGGCGGTATCGGGCTCTTCTACTATGCGGGACACGGCATGCAGGTACAGGGCGCCAACTATCTCATTCCTGTCGATGCAACGATTCGTACCGAAAACGAGGTGCGCTACAAGGCCATAGATGCCGGATTGATCCTGGCCAAGATGGAAAGCGCCAAGAGCGACGTCAATATCGTGGTTCTCGATGCATGTCGTGACAACCCTTTTGCCCGAAGTTTCCGCTCTGCCAGCAAGGGTCTGGCCCAGATTGACGCACCAACCGGCACGATCATCGCCTATGCAACCTCACCAGGCAAAACGGCCAGCGACGGCAAAGGAAAGAACGGAGCCTATACCGAGGCGCTCATCCAGGCAATGGAAAGCCCAGACCTGAAGGTTGAGGAGGTCTTTAAACGGGTTCGCAAGCTGGTTTTGGACAAGACCAACAGCATTCAGGTCCCTTGGGAGTCGTCATCACTGGTGGGTGACTTCCGCTTCATCCGTACGGCCTCTTCGGCCAGCAGCAGCCAGCAGTCGGCACAGGCTATCAACCAGCCCTCCCCCCCTTCCAAAGAGGCAGAGGACCTGGATGAGCTCATCGCCCGCGCCAAGGCTGAAGAACGAGCAAAACGCGAGGACCTGGAGCGGATTACTGCCGATCTCGCTAAATATGAAAAAATAGTCACGTCGTCCAAAGGCAGTGAGCTGAGACAGGTTGCCTGGAAGGCCCTATCCCAAAAATATCCCGAGGCAAACAGGGTGCCGCAGTATGACATCACAGCCTTTCTGGCACAGAAGGGTCTGTATCTCGAAGTTGGCCGTGTGGTAACGGCCGAACAGAAAAAAAGAATCGAAGCGGAACGGACGGCAAAGATTGCCCAGGAGCAGGAAGAGGCCCGCAAGAAAGAGCTGTTAGCCAATCAAACGATGGTGCGTACCGGCAATTACCATGTCCAGGGCAAAAACCCGAACGGCTCCAGTTACAGTGGTAGCGTTGTCATTTCAAAAAACGGTGACACCTACTTCCTGGTCTGGAAGATCAGCAGTTCAACCTACTCAGGGAGCGGCACGTTGGCAGACAAGACCCTCACCGTTGAATGGGGTGACTCATCACCGGTTATTTACCACCTTGAAAACGACGGTCGCCTTGTCGGCACCTGGGCTAAGGGCACCGCACTGGAAACCCTAACCCCGCTACAGTAA
- a CDS encoding ATP-binding protein — protein sequence MSRIQWPRDTIARRFALTIVLASLTTIGLNQIYLNVEGVLGLPPIGKPELLDQAHIIAKLIEAAPPQARPRLAASTGIRDFQVNWYADRSQVVLLSENTKDVVFSPETIQRFRGETNWNVAIFESENNSIASSKDRHAFTKPEKIFMTVQLHDNSWVVFSATRQDWGMARAKRIGIVLALLILSVVAISLVAARQLAKPIEQFSEAVRRFGVNTRAPQMSETGPQELRVAIKAFNAMQTRIQKFVSDRTSMLMAISHDLRTPLTRMRLRGEFIEDTEQQTKLFRDVDEMHAMIDAVLNFFRDDTETEQTTQFDLSELLRTIRDDYTDQGINIPYYGPEHQVYSGRPMGLKRAFSNLIDNTVKYGTQPEIEVACLEKAISVTIRDRGPGIPSASLQQVFTPFYRLEGSRGRKTGGVGLGLTVVRTIIHSHGGDVVLRNRDDGGLEAIITLPSSS from the coding sequence ATGAGCCGCATACAGTGGCCTCGCGATACCATTGCACGGAGATTCGCCCTTACCATCGTGCTGGCGTCACTGACTACGATAGGGCTCAACCAGATATATCTAAACGTTGAAGGCGTTTTGGGATTACCCCCCATAGGGAAGCCGGAGCTTCTTGACCAAGCCCACATAATTGCAAAACTTATAGAGGCCGCGCCGCCGCAGGCACGGCCCCGTTTGGCGGCATCTACCGGGATCAGGGATTTTCAGGTCAATTGGTATGCAGACCGGTCCCAGGTTGTGCTTTTGTCTGAAAACACTAAAGACGTTGTCTTTTCCCCGGAAACTATCCAGCGATTCCGCGGGGAGACCAATTGGAATGTTGCGATTTTTGAGTCCGAAAACAACAGCATAGCGTCTTCAAAAGACCGGCACGCCTTTACCAAGCCGGAAAAGATCTTCATGACTGTACAACTCCACGACAACAGTTGGGTCGTTTTTTCGGCCACCCGGCAGGATTGGGGGATGGCACGTGCCAAACGCATCGGTATTGTATTGGCTCTTCTGATACTTTCTGTTGTTGCAATTTCCCTTGTCGCGGCGCGTCAGCTGGCAAAGCCGATTGAACAATTTTCCGAAGCTGTGCGACGGTTCGGCGTCAATACCCGAGCACCGCAGATGAGTGAGACCGGCCCGCAGGAATTGCGTGTCGCCATTAAAGCCTTCAACGCAATGCAAACCCGGATACAGAAGTTTGTCTCAGACCGCACTTCAATGTTGATGGCCATTTCCCACGACTTACGAACACCGCTCACCCGCATGCGGTTGCGAGGGGAGTTTATTGAAGACACGGAACAACAAACCAAACTGTTTCGTGATGTTGATGAGATGCACGCCATGATCGACGCGGTTTTGAATTTTTTCCGTGACGATACCGAAACCGAGCAGACGACGCAGTTTGATTTATCGGAACTGCTGCGTACCATACGGGACGATTATACCGACCAGGGAATAAATATCCCCTACTACGGCCCGGAACATCAGGTGTATTCGGGGAGGCCCATGGGCTTGAAGCGCGCCTTCAGCAATTTGATCGATAACACCGTGAAATACGGTACGCAGCCAGAAATCGAAGTCGCCTGCCTTGAAAAAGCAATCTCCGTCACTATCAGGGATCGTGGCCCCGGCATTCCTTCGGCATCCCTCCAACAAGTATTCACGCCGTTTTACCGGCTGGAAGGTTCACGCGGCCGGAAAACCGGTGGTGTCGGCTTGGGATTAACCGTTGTTCGGACAATCATTCACAGCCACGGCGGAGATGTTGTGTTAAGGAACAGGGATGATGGCGGGCTGGAAGCGATCATTACACTTCCTTCCTCAAGTTAG
- a CDS encoding MipA/OmpV family protein, producing the protein MFFKKTANVRSNLLITSVVALVVSFSVPAMTQADDYKEEGKNNWDISLGLGLAAAPVYEGSTHYLAAPIPVVAISWRDTVSLGIEGLSFYHKTGAFRYGVGLTYDPGRKDNGKNIFGMSSGDHRLEGLGDIKAAMGLKAFASYDLYSLQQIPLIVLDASVTKLLGSSNDGVLVQGGLAMPFQLGQDWRLTPKISTTWANNQYMQDYFGITPEQAARSQFSTYKAKASMKDASIGLNVTYSITKNWFVTGDGRVKILLSDAASSPISATNINVRIVTLVGYHF; encoded by the coding sequence ATGTTTTTTAAAAAAACAGCCAACGTCAGATCGAATCTGCTCATAACATCAGTGGTTGCACTCGTGGTTTCATTTTCCGTTCCGGCGATGACCCAGGCGGATGACTACAAAGAAGAAGGCAAAAACAACTGGGATATCTCGCTTGGTCTCGGCCTCGCTGCTGCCCCTGTCTATGAGGGAAGCACACATTATCTGGCCGCTCCGATACCTGTGGTCGCCATCAGTTGGCGCGACACCGTATCGCTTGGGATTGAAGGCCTTTCATTCTATCACAAGACCGGGGCGTTCCGCTATGGTGTGGGACTGACCTATGATCCGGGCCGCAAGGATAACGGCAAAAACATATTCGGGATGTCATCGGGCGATCACCGTCTGGAAGGATTAGGCGATATCAAGGCGGCTATGGGGCTCAAGGCATTTGCTTCTTATGACCTGTATTCTTTGCAACAAATTCCTCTGATCGTACTCGATGCCTCGGTCACTAAATTGCTCGGCAGCTCTAACGACGGTGTGCTTGTTCAGGGCGGTCTTGCCATGCCTTTTCAACTCGGTCAAGACTGGCGGCTGACACCAAAGATCAGCACGACCTGGGCCAACAATCAGTATATGCAGGATTACTTCGGCATTACCCCAGAACAGGCGGCACGGTCGCAGTTTTCAACCTACAAGGCTAAAGCCAGCATGAAGGATGCCAGCATTGGGCTCAATGTAACATATTCAATTACTAAAAATTGGTTCGTAACAGGCGATGGCCGGGTCAAAATATTGCTAAGCGACGCCGCATCCAGCCCTATAAGTGCAACAAACATTAACGTCAGGATCGTCACGCTGGTGGGATATCATTTCTGA
- a CDS encoding response regulator yields the protein MPQLLIVDDDEEILSLLTKFFSQHHHSVTVAVDGTEMFTALEKNSFDLIILDVMLKGEDGFSLCRRLRMVSKIPVIILTAMGDLTDRIVGLEIGADDYLTKPFNARELLARVKAVLRRTSEAQASPEPVSTATRPVFSFGAWRLDVAKRELRSDTNVFIPLSGGEFDLLLAFVEHPQRVLSREQLLDWTGGINHDAYDRSIDTQVSRLRRKLETDAKTPELIRTVRNGGYILTTTVRRG from the coding sequence ATGCCGCAGCTTTTGATTGTTGATGACGATGAGGAAATCCTGTCGTTGCTCACCAAGTTTTTCAGCCAACACCACCATTCCGTCACGGTCGCCGTTGACGGGACGGAGATGTTCACGGCTTTGGAAAAAAATTCCTTTGATCTCATCATTCTGGACGTCATGTTGAAGGGAGAAGATGGATTCAGCTTGTGCCGACGTTTGCGTATGGTCTCTAAAATTCCCGTTATTATTTTGACGGCGATGGGTGACCTGACTGACCGTATTGTCGGGCTGGAAATCGGGGCAGATGACTATCTGACCAAGCCATTCAATGCCCGTGAACTTCTCGCCCGTGTCAAGGCCGTGCTGCGCCGGACATCGGAAGCACAAGCCAGCCCTGAACCAGTCTCGACTGCAACACGGCCCGTGTTTTCCTTCGGAGCATGGCGGTTGGATGTCGCCAAACGCGAGTTGCGATCAGACACGAATGTCTTTATCCCCCTTTCCGGCGGTGAGTTTGACCTGTTGCTTGCCTTTGTCGAACACCCGCAACGCGTGCTTAGCCGCGAACAGCTCCTTGATTGGACGGGTGGCATCAACCATGATGCATACGATCGAAGCATCGACACGCAAGTAAGCCGGTTGCGTCGCAAGCTGGAAACAGATGCAAAAACGCCGGAGCTTATTCGAACCGTTCGCAATGGCGGCTACATATTGACTACAACGGTGCGGCGCGGATGA